The region AGCCGGGCTGTCCCGGTCGTTGCAGATCTCCTCGCCGCAGGGGCCCAAGTGGTCGCCTACGACCCGGCGGCGATGGAGAACTTCCGGCGGGTCTTCCCGCAGGTCGGGTATGTATCTGGTCCGGACGAGGTGCTCGGGGCCGATGCCGTACTCATCCTCACCGAGTGGAGGGAGTTCGAGGGGCTCGATTACCGGGGGAGAATCGTCATCGACGGCCGCCGGCTTGAGAAGGCGAGGGCCGAGGCGATGATCTACGAGGGGGTGTGCTGGTGATGGAGGTCAAAAAAGCGGTTATTCCTGCGGCGGGTCTTGGCACCCGGTTCCTTCCCGCCACCAAGGCCATGCCGAAAGAGATGCTCCCCCTCATCGACCGGCCGGTCATTCAGTATGTCGTCGAGGAGGCGATCGCCTCGGGGATTGACGATATCCTGATCATAACCGGCCGGGGGAAGCGCGCGATCGAGGACTACTTCGACGACTCCCCGGAACTGGAACTTCACCTGAAGGAGAACGGAAAAGAGAAACTCCTGAAAGTGGTGCAGGATGTTTCGTCACTTGCGGATATCCACTACATCAGGCAGAAGGAACCGAAAGGACTTGGCGACGCGGTGCTTCGGGCAGAGAAGCACATCGGGGACGAACCGTTCGCCGTCCTCCTCGGCGACGATATCATCAGGAATTCGACCCCGTGTACACGGCAGCTGATCGATATCTCCGGGCGGTACGACGCATCGGTGCTGGCTGTCGAGGAGGTTCCCCGGGAGAAGATCAGCAGTTACGGGATCATCCGGGGCAGGGAGTTTCTGGACTCTCTCTACGTACTCGAGGATATCGTCGAAAAACCCTCTGTTGAAGATGCTCCTTCGAACATCGGCGCAATCGGGAGGTATGTCTTCACCCCGGAGATCTTTGATTGCCTGAAGCGTACGGCGGCAGGGGTCGGGGGGGAGATCCAGTTGACGGACGCGATACGGATGCTTAAGGAAGAGCAGGAGGTGTATGCCTACGCCTTCGAGGGGAAGAGGTACGACACCGGGGACAAGGCAGGCTACGTGCAGGCGATCATCGACTTCGCGCTCGAGAGGCCGTCGCTGAGGGAGGGGGTCATGTCTCATCTCCGGGAGGCAGTGAAGGTAGAGCGCTACGCTGACAAGATCCACGGAATTAGAGAACCATGACCGAGCACACATCAGACTTCGAACTGGTCATCCGCCCGAAGTACGGTCTTCTGGATATAAACTGGAAGGAACTGAAGGAGTACCACGAGCTCCTCTTCTTCCTCGCGCTCCGCGAGATTAAGATCCGGTACAAGCAGACCGTCATGGGGGCGTCGTGGGCGGTGCTCCAGCCGCTCTTCACGATGATCGTCTTCACCCTGATCTTCGGCGGCCTCGCACAGATGCCCTCGGAGGGGATCCCGTACGCCCTCTTCTCCTACTCAGGTCTCCTCCTCTGGACCTACTTCCAGAATGCGTTGTCCGGTGCGGGGAACAGCCTGGTCGGCAATGCGCAACTCCTCTCGAAGGTTTATATGCCGAGGCTATTCATCCCGACGGCGCCGTGCCTTGCCGGGATCGTGGACTACGGGATCGCCATGACGATTCTCGCCGTCATGATGGTCTACTACCAGTTCGTGCCGACGGCCGCGATCCTCCTCCTGCCGGTGATCGTCTTCCTGACCCTCCTCCTCGCGGCGGGGACCGGCTACTGGCTCTCGTCGATCTGCGTGAAGTACCGGGACGTCAAGTTTGCTCTCCCGTTCTTCGTCCAGCTCCTGATGTTTGTCTCGCCGGTTATCTACCCGGCAAGCATCGTCGGCGGAAACCTGCAGTGGCTCCTTGCCCTCAACCCCCTCACCGGCCTCCTCAACGCGCACCGGGCGGTCCTTCTCGGCCACGTCCCGGTGGACTACGTCGGCCTCGCAATATCGGCGGCGACCACGCTTGCGATCTTTTTCAGCGGCGTGCTGTACCTCCGCCGGACAGAGAAATACTTCGCGGATCTGGTGTGACATGACATCCCGAAAAGAGAAACCGATCATCGAGGTGAAGCACCTCTCCAAGGAATACCAGATAGGGATGGACAGGACCTATAAGCGGTTCACGGAGAGTTTCACGAACGCGGTGCGACATCCGATCAGGACCCTGCGTGGCCTCACGGAGCCAAAGGAGACCTTCTGGGCTCTCAAGGACGTCAACTTCGAGGTCGAGCGCGGCGAGGTCCTCGGCATCATCGGGAGGAACGGCGCCGGCAAGAGCACGCTCCTCAAGATCCTCTCCCGGATCACCTACCCGACCGAGGGCGAGGTCATCATGCGGGGCCGGGTCGGCTCCCTCCTTGAGGTCGGCACCGGCTTCCACCCAGAGCTCACCGGCCGAGAGAACATCTACTTCAACGGCGCCATCCTCGGCATGAAGAAGCGCGAGATCGACGAGAAGTTCGACGAGATCGTCAAGTTTTCGGGCGTCGAGAAGTTCCTAGATACCCCGGTGAAGAGGTACTCAAGCGGGATGAATGTGCGGCTCGCGTTCTCGGTGGCGGCGCACCTGGACCCGGAGATTTTGCTGGTGGACGAGGTGCTGGCGGTGGGGGATGCGGAGTTCCAGAAGAAGT is a window of Methanoculleus sp. 7T DNA encoding:
- a CDS encoding ABC transporter permease codes for the protein MTEHTSDFELVIRPKYGLLDINWKELKEYHELLFFLALREIKIRYKQTVMGASWAVLQPLFTMIVFTLIFGGLAQMPSEGIPYALFSYSGLLLWTYFQNALSGAGNSLVGNAQLLSKVYMPRLFIPTAPCLAGIVDYGIAMTILAVMMVYYQFVPTAAILLLPVIVFLTLLLAAGTGYWLSSICVKYRDVKFALPFFVQLLMFVSPVIYPASIVGGNLQWLLALNPLTGLLNAHRAVLLGHVPVDYVGLAISAATTLAIFFSGVLYLRRTEKYFADLV
- the galU gene encoding UTP--glucose-1-phosphate uridylyltransferase GalU, producing the protein MEVKKAVIPAAGLGTRFLPATKAMPKEMLPLIDRPVIQYVVEEAIASGIDDILIITGRGKRAIEDYFDDSPELELHLKENGKEKLLKVVQDVSSLADIHYIRQKEPKGLGDAVLRAEKHIGDEPFAVLLGDDIIRNSTPCTRQLIDISGRYDASVLAVEEVPREKISSYGIIRGREFLDSLYVLEDIVEKPSVEDAPSNIGAIGRYVFTPEIFDCLKRTAAGVGGEIQLTDAIRMLKEEQEVYAYAFEGKRYDTGDKAGYVQAIIDFALERPSLREGVMSHLREAVKVERYADKIHGIREP